The Streptomyces capitiformicae genome contains the following window.
GCAGCCGCAGGACGCCGACGTGATCTTCGAACGGTTCCGGCGGGGCACGGCCCGACGCGGCGCCCGCGGCTCCGGTGCCGGGCTCGGCCTGTCGATCGTCCGCGCCATCGCCGAGGCACACGGCGGTCGCGTACGACTCCATGACACCGAGGGCGGCGGCGCCACCTTCGTACTCACCCTGGAAGGGGTCCGCACGTGAACCGCATCCTCATCGTGGAGGACGAGGAAAGGATCGCCTCCTTCGTCGAGAAGGGCCTGCGCGCCGGAGGCTTCACCACGACCGTGGTCGGCGACGGCGACGCTGCCTACGAGTACGCCCTCACCGGCGGCTTCGACCTCATCGTCCTCGACATAGGGCTGCCCGGCCGCGACGGCTTCACCGTGCTCCGCGAACTGCGCGAGGCCCGGGTGACCGTGCCGGTCATCGTGCTGACCGCCCGGGACTCCGTACGCGACACCGTGGCCGGCCTGGAGGGTGGCGCCGACGACTGGATGACCAAGCCGTTCCGCTTCGAGGAGTTGCTGGCGCGAGTGCGTCTGCGGCTGCGTACGGCGGCCCGGGCACCCGAGGTGACGATGCTGCGGAGCGGGGAACTGACCCTCGACCTCCGGACGCGACGGGCGCGGGCCGGGGAGCGGCTGGTGGACCTGACGGCTCGGGAGTTCGTACTGCTGGAGCTGTTCCTGCGGCATCCGGGACAGGTGCTGTCGAGGGAACAGATTCTGTCGCATGTGTGGGGTTACGACTTCGACCCGGGCTCGAACATCGTGGACGTATATGTACGGGCGCTGAGGAAGAAGCTTGGCGCAGGGCAGTTGGAGACGGTGAGGGGCATGGGCTACCGGCTCCCCACGTGAAGCTTCTTTCATCGAGGGCTCATCCCGGGCTCACCGCCCGTTTGAACCCTTGATGACGTGACCCTGAACTTCCGCCTGACCGCGTCGCTGTGCGTGGCCCTCTCCCTCTGCTCCCTCCTCGTCGTCCCCGGAAACTTCCCGGGGCTGGGCGGGGAGGCCCGCCTCACCCTCGCGGTCTTCGCGCTGGCGACGGCCGCCTGGATCGGCACCCCGATCGACGACACCTACATCGCCCTCGGTGCCGGACTCGCCCTGACGGCGACCGGGGTCATCAGCAGCGACACCCTCTTCGGCACCCTCGGCGACTCGACGGTGTGGCTGCTGATCTGCGCGTTCGTGCTGGCGGCGGCGGTGACCCGGACCGGGCTCGCGGGGCGGGCGGCGGCGTTCCTGGTGAGCGGGGCGCGCAGCATGAGGCAGTTGGCGCACCTGACGACGGCCGCGCTGGTGGTGACGGCGTTCGCGGTGCCCGCCACCTCCGGCCGGGCGGCCCTCGCACTGCCGGTGTTCCTGGCCCTCGCCAAGGTGCTGGCCGACCGGAAACGACTGGTCGTGATGCTGGCGCTGCTGTTCCCGACCGTGATTCTTCTGTCAGCGGTGGCGACTCTGATCGGAGCGGGCGCGCATCTGATCACGGTGTCGGTGCTGTGGGAGGCGACCGGCGACCGGATCGGCTTCACCGAGTGGCTGCTGCTGGGCCTGCCGCTGGCGATCGTGTCGTCCCATCTGGCGGCCGAGGCGGTACTGCTGACGACGACCCGGCGCGCGGACCGCCGCGGTCCGGTACGGATCACGGTCGAGGACATCCAGCACCACAGTGAGCAGCCGGTCACCGGCCCCTGGTCCCCCGCCGAGTCGCGCTGCGCCCTGCTGCTGGCCACGGTGGTGGTCCTGTGGTGCGCCGAGCCCCTCCACCGGGTGCCGCCGGCCGTGGTGGCGCTGATCGGCGCGATCGTCGCGTCCTCGCCCGCGCTGGGCACCGTACGGCTGAAGGACGCGTTGCGGACGGTGCCCTGGTCGATGCTGCTCTTCATGGCCGCGACCATGGCGATGGGTGTCGCGCTCAGTGACTCGGGGGCGGCGAAGTGGCTGGTCGCCGGGCTGCCCTCGGCGGTCACTCCGCTGGTGTTCCTGGTGGCGGTCGTGGTGCTCAGCACGGCCGCCCATCTCGTCCTGCAGTCCCGTTCGGCACGGTCGTCGGTGCTCGTTCCCCTGGTCGTCGCGGCGGCCGTGGGCGCCGGGGTCAACCCGGTGGCGGCCGCGCTCGCGTCCACCGCCGCCGCGGGTTTCTGCCACACCCTGTCGGCCTCCGCGAAGCCGGTCGCGCTCTTCGCCGATCTCCCCGGAACGCCCACCTACACGCCACGCGACCTGCTCCGTCTGTCCGCCGTCCTGGCCCCGCTGACCGCCGCCCTCGTCGTCCTCTTCGCCGTCGCGGTCTGGCCGCTGCTGGGCGTACCGCTGGCCCGCCCGTGACACGGCGGCCCCTGATGACTCCACGCACCCACGACCCCAAGGAGCCCTGAGAACCATGCTGAACCGAGTAGCCGTAGCCCCCAGTGGCTTCAAGGAGTCCCTGTCCGCCGAGGCCGCCGCCGAGGCCATCGCGGCGGGCGTCCGCCGGGTCGTGCCCGACGCCGAGGTCGACCTCATCCCCCTGGTGGACGGCGGTGAGGGCACGGCCGCCGCGCTGGCCGCCTCGACCGGCGGTCGCCTCGTCGCCCTGCCCGCGACGGGCCCGATCGGTGAGCCGGTGGGCACCCACTTCGCCCTTCTCGGCACCGGCGACACGGAGGACCCGGGAACGGCCGTCGTCGAGATGGCCGCCGTCGCCGGGCTCTCCCTCGTGCCGCGCGGCCTGCGTGATCCCGGCGCGACCACCACGTACGGCGTCGGTGAGCTGATGCGCGCCGCGCTCGACACCGGTGTACGGCGGATCCTGGTCGGCTGTGGCGACTCGGGCACCTCGGACGGCGGTGCCGGTGCCCTCCAGGCGCTGGGTGCGCGGCTGCTGGACGCGGACGGGTACGAACTCCCTCCGGGAGGAAGGGAGTTGACCCGGCTGAGCCGTATCGACCCGGCCGCTCTGGACCCCCGTCTCAAGGACGTGGAACTGCTCGTCGCCTGCAACCCGTTCAACGTGCTGTGCGGCCAACGCGGCGTCGTCCGTGTCTTCGGCCCGCAGAAAGGCGCGACGCCCGCGCAGGTCGAGGAGTTGTCCGCCGCGCTGGAGAACTGGGCGGACGTGCTCACTCGCGACCTCGCCCCTGTCGGCACCGACCTCCGCCACGGCCCCGGCACCGGCGCCTCCGGCGGTCTCGGCGCCGGTCTGGCCGCCCTGGGAGCCCGGCTGCTCCCCCGTTTCGACGTCCTCCTGGCCCATCTCGACCTCGACGCCCGCCTCGCCCGCGCCGAC
Protein-coding sequences here:
- a CDS encoding response regulator transcription factor; its protein translation is MNRILIVEDEERIASFVEKGLRAGGFTTTVVGDGDAAYEYALTGGFDLIVLDIGLPGRDGFTVLRELREARVTVPVIVLTARDSVRDTVAGLEGGADDWMTKPFRFEELLARVRLRLRTAARAPEVTMLRSGELTLDLRTRRARAGERLVDLTAREFVLLELFLRHPGQVLSREQILSHVWGYDFDPGSNIVDVYVRALRKKLGAGQLETVRGMGYRLPT
- a CDS encoding SLC13 family permease; the protein is MTLNFRLTASLCVALSLCSLLVVPGNFPGLGGEARLTLAVFALATAAWIGTPIDDTYIALGAGLALTATGVISSDTLFGTLGDSTVWLLICAFVLAAAVTRTGLAGRAAAFLVSGARSMRQLAHLTTAALVVTAFAVPATSGRAALALPVFLALAKVLADRKRLVVMLALLFPTVILLSAVATLIGAGAHLITVSVLWEATGDRIGFTEWLLLGLPLAIVSSHLAAEAVLLTTTRRADRRGPVRITVEDIQHHSEQPVTGPWSPAESRCALLLATVVVLWCAEPLHRVPPAVVALIGAIVASSPALGTVRLKDALRTVPWSMLLFMAATMAMGVALSDSGAAKWLVAGLPSAVTPLVFLVAVVVLSTAAHLVLQSRSARSSVLVPLVVAAAVGAGVNPVAAALASTAAAGFCHTLSASAKPVALFADLPGTPTYTPRDLLRLSAVLAPLTAALVVLFAVAVWPLLGVPLARP
- a CDS encoding glycerate kinase family protein, which gives rise to MLNRVAVAPSGFKESLSAEAAAEAIAAGVRRVVPDAEVDLIPLVDGGEGTAAALAASTGGRLVALPATGPIGEPVGTHFALLGTGDTEDPGTAVVEMAAVAGLSLVPRGLRDPGATTTYGVGELMRAALDTGVRRILVGCGDSGTSDGGAGALQALGARLLDADGYELPPGGRELTRLSRIDPAALDPRLKDVELLVACNPFNVLCGQRGVVRVFGPQKGATPAQVEELSAALENWADVLTRDLAPVGTDLRHGPGTGASGGLGAGLAALGARLLPRFDVLLAHLDLDARLARADLVITAEGALDHQTPRGKVPAEVARRAKLHARPVLALAGTLGEGAHEVPGVDAYTGILPAPMALAEAIFRASELLTDATERALRMVLLGARVTEARSYASPGGPPRFTSSSSTTV